The sequence AAAGTGAATATGGGTGGTTATGCGACAGGAAATGCCCTCGCCAAAGCGGGTGTGATTAGCGGCGCGGATATGACAATAGAAGCTGCATTGGCCAAGTTGCATTATCTACTCTCGAAAAACTTAAAGCCGATTGAGATTAAAACCGCTATGCTGCAAAACTTGGTGGGTGAACTCAGCCCGGACTAAAAAAGACTTTATTGCACCCACAAAAAAGCCCATGAATATGGGCTTTTTAATAGGGTTAAGCTAACTGAAATTACAGGTCGTCTGCTTTGAACTCAGCTATCGACTCACCACGAAACTGTTTCTTCAACTCAGCCTTGGATAACTCGTTTAATTTGCCGCCAGCCCCAATGGTGAAATGATCTGTCTGCTCTAAGCGGCGTGCTTGGTATAGCATCACCACTTGTAATGTCGATTCACGTTGTGCTTCCGTTAAGACAGTGCCATCTTCCCATTTGCCTAATTCTGCTGCGCTGCGCAGTCTGTCGTAGACTTCAACAGGCATTTGGTCGATCACTTGATTTATGTCGGTCATACACTCTTTCGCTTATGTAATACGATTCTGACGCGGGCAATTAAATAACCCACAAAACCAAATACAAAACAGATTCCCCCAATGGTGGCGCGTAATCCTTCGGCGGGCTCTCCCCCCCAAAACCAAATGACCACTCCGGCAATGAACAAAGTCATGGCCATAAAACTTTGGTTCATCAAGCTGCTGGATTTTTGAATATGGCTTATCCGCGTAATCGAGCCATTATCACCACTGGTTTTAGCCTCACAATGCGGGCAAGCAGGTGCTTTGCTCGACATCCGTTTGCGGCATACTGGACATTCAATTAATGCCATAGTCGCACCTATCTTAACTTATCTACCACAGCGAGCATGGCAATTAATGAGGCTTCGCCTAAGTAAATGCTGCGCTCAGGAGACCAACCCACAAAAGGATCTTGCAGGTTGTTGTTGTCTTTAAATGGCATTTCAAGGGTATTGGATAAACAATCGAAGTTTTGCGCTACCCAATTCGACGCCACAGTTAGGTTGGCTTGACCAGGTTCATCTTTGGCGTAACCAAATTCGGTTTGGAAATCGGCGCTCGCAAGGGTCAATGCCTGACTAAAATCGGCTTGCAGTTGCCCCAATCTGTCACTGTAACCGGGCACCCCTTCGCAACCCGCGAGGAACACATAAGGCAGACCTTCGTCACCGTGGACATCGTAGAATAAATCCACGCCGGTTTGCTGCATTTTATGCACGACTTGGTACACCTCTGGGCTTCTTTCTAAACTCGGCGTTTGCCATTCGCGGTTAAGGTTCACACCAATCGCATTAGTTCGTAGATGACCTCTAACGCTACCATCGGGGTTCATATTGGGTACAATGAAAAAGTTTGCTTTATCAAGCAATGCCTTAGCTGTTGGGCAATCATTATCAAGCAGGCGATTAACCAACCCTTCAACTAACCATTCCGCCATAGTCTCGCCGGGATGTTGTCTTGCTGTGATCCAAATATTGCGCTTGTCTGGATTGCCATCACCGACTTTCATCAAGGTGATATCACGGCCATCCAAGGTTAAGCCTAAATGCTCTAGATTCACATCGGGATGCAATTGCGCGTTGCTGAGTAAATCTAAATGGCGCTCATAGCTGTACGGCGCAAAGTAGGCGATTTGAATCGCATCACAATCCAGTTCGAGCTGAATACTTAGCTTGCCATCAATATATTGAGTTGGTACACGGAACCAATGTT comes from Shewanella oneidensis MR-1 and encodes:
- a CDS encoding YeaC family protein, encoding MTDINQVIDQMPVEVYDRLRSAAELGKWEDGTVLTEAQRESTLQVVMLYQARRLEQTDHFTIGAGGKLNELSKAELKKQFRGESIAEFKADDL
- a CDS encoding M14 family metallopeptidase, yielding MRISANFDGGNIQVINLDNKDDIQLAIRPDAGGEFYQWFNFRFEGEVGNHYTLNIINAGTASYPKGWQDYYAVASYDRQHWFRVPTQYIDGKLSIQLELDCDAIQIAYFAPYSYERHLDLLSNAQLHPDVNLEHLGLTLDGRDITLMKVGDGNPDKRNIWITARQHPGETMAEWLVEGLVNRLLDNDCPTAKALLDKANFFIVPNMNPDGSVRGHLRTNAIGVNLNREWQTPSLERSPEVYQVVHKMQQTGVDLFYDVHGDEGLPYVFLAGCEGVPGYSDRLGQLQADFSQALTLASADFQTEFGYAKDEPGQANLTVASNWVAQNFDCLSNTLEMPFKDNNNLQDPFVGWSPERSIYLGEASLIAMLAVVDKLR